One bacterium genomic window, CGCATCGGGAAAGACTTCGCCGCACAGGGAGCACATCTGGGCTCCCGGCGCGTTATCCTCGTTGCCGCAATGGGGACAGACGGTGGAAGGACTTGTCATTCCGTTCCCTTTTGTACTCGAAAGGGAACGGAATCCCTGACCACAGCGGCTTCTTCTTCGGCCCAATCTGCGGCAAGATCCTTCCATTCGGGATTCGTGCTCTCGATCAATTCGATCTTCTTCTTTCGTGGCCCGTTCTTAAGCTGCTTTTCCCTGCGGATGGCGTTATGGATATATCTGTAAGCTTCATAGTACACGAGTTGGTCAATGTTGTAGCGCTTGGTGAACCCGACCAATGCCTTGGATTTATGCTCAAATACACGCCGCCGCAAGCCGCCTGTCACCCCGATGTACAGCCGGCGCGACTTGCAGGCAAGGATATACACATAGAACAC contains:
- a CDS encoding GIY-YIG nuclease family protein yields the protein MGLFSMFDRVFYVYILACKSRRLYIGVTGGLRRRVFEHKSKALVGFTKRYNIDQLVYYEAYRYIHNAIRREKQLKNGPRKKKIELIESTNPEWKDLAADWAEEEAAVVRDSVPFRVQKGTE